The following are from one region of the Cyanobium gracile PCC 6307 genome:
- a CDS encoding (2Fe-2S) ferredoxin domain-containing protein, whose protein sequence is MNGVQHHLLLCATPTKALCGDPAVGTASWNRLKQLVRDLGLEDPARPQGVVLRTKADCLRVCCQGPVLLLWPEGITYGGVTPERIERIVHEHVVGGVPIEEWIVRRTPFSRPLPPG, encoded by the coding sequence GTGAACGGGGTCCAGCACCACCTGCTGCTCTGCGCCACCCCCACCAAGGCGCTCTGCGGCGATCCGGCCGTGGGTACGGCGAGCTGGAACCGGCTCAAACAGCTGGTGCGGGACCTGGGGCTGGAGGACCCCGCCCGGCCCCAGGGAGTGGTGCTTCGCACCAAGGCCGACTGCCTGCGCGTCTGCTGCCAGGGGCCGGTGCTGCTCCTCTGGCCGGAGGGGATCACCTACGGGGGCGTCACCCCCGAGCGGATCGAGCGGATCGTGCATGAGCACGTGGTCGGCGGGGTGCCGATCGAGGAATGGATCGTGCGGCGCACCCCCTTCAGCCGTCCCCTTCCCCCCGGCTGA
- a CDS encoding 1-deoxy-D-xylulose-5-phosphate reductoisomerase: MKAISVLGSTGSIGTQTLEIAEEFPDRFQVVALTAGNNLDLLVEQILRHAPEVVALADAARLGELARRLADLEPARRPARLPELLGGSDGLCAAAAWASADLVVTGIVGCAGLLPTLAAIRAGKDLALANKETLIAAGPVVLPELQRSGSRLLPADSEHSALFQCLQGTPWADTARLSTGVPTPGLRRIQLTASGGAFRDWPAADLAKATVADATSHPNWSMGRKITVDSATLMNKGLEVIEAHYLFGLDYDHIEIVIHPQSIIHSMVELADSSVLAQLGWPDMKLPLLYCLSWPERLETPWRRLDLTAVGQLTFRAPDREKYPCMALAYAAGRAGGTMPAVLNAANEQAVALFLEEAIPFLAIPELIERVCDRHRSDHHSSPSLDDVLAVDGWARQATREAAAALRSHPAPALPA; the protein is encoded by the coding sequence GTGAAGGCCATCAGCGTTCTGGGCTCCACCGGGTCCATCGGCACCCAGACGCTGGAGATCGCCGAGGAGTTCCCCGACCGCTTCCAGGTGGTGGCCCTCACCGCCGGCAACAACCTGGATCTGCTGGTGGAGCAGATCCTGCGCCATGCCCCGGAGGTGGTGGCCCTGGCCGATGCCGCCCGCCTCGGCGAGCTGGCCAGGCGCCTGGCCGACCTGGAACCGGCCCGGCGTCCGGCCCGTCTTCCCGAGCTGCTGGGGGGCTCCGACGGTCTCTGCGCCGCCGCGGCCTGGGCCAGCGCCGATCTGGTGGTGACGGGGATCGTCGGCTGCGCCGGCCTGCTGCCCACCCTGGCGGCGATCCGCGCCGGCAAGGACCTGGCCCTGGCCAACAAGGAGACCCTGATCGCCGCCGGCCCGGTGGTGCTGCCCGAACTGCAGCGCAGCGGCAGCCGGCTGCTGCCCGCCGACTCCGAACACTCGGCCCTTTTCCAGTGCCTGCAGGGCACCCCCTGGGCGGACACCGCCCGCCTCTCCACCGGCGTGCCGACCCCGGGCCTGCGGCGGATCCAGCTCACCGCCTCCGGCGGCGCCTTCCGCGACTGGCCCGCCGCCGATCTGGCCAAGGCCACGGTGGCCGATGCCACCAGCCACCCCAACTGGAGCATGGGGCGCAAGATCACGGTGGATTCCGCCACCCTGATGAACAAGGGGCTGGAGGTGATCGAGGCCCACTACCTGTTCGGCCTCGACTACGACCACATCGAGATCGTCATCCACCCCCAGAGCATCATCCACTCGATGGTGGAGCTGGCCGATTCCTCGGTGCTGGCCCAGCTGGGCTGGCCCGACATGAAGCTGCCCCTCCTCTACTGCCTCAGCTGGCCGGAGCGGCTGGAGACCCCCTGGCGCCGCCTCGATCTCACCGCCGTGGGCCAGCTCACCTTCCGCGCCCCCGACCGGGAGAAGTACCCCTGCATGGCGCTGGCCTACGCCGCCGGCCGTGCCGGCGGCACCATGCCGGCCGTGCTCAACGCCGCCAACGAGCAGGCGGTGGCCCTGTTCCTGGAGGAGGCGATTCCCTTCCTGGCCATCCCCGAGCTGATCGAGCGCGTCTGCGACCGCCACCGCAGCGATCACCACAGCTCGCCCTCCCTCGACGACGTGCTGGCAGTGGATGGCTGGGCCCGCCAGGCCACCCGCGAGGCCGCCGCCGCGCTCCGCAGCCATCCGGCGCCGGCCCTGCCGGCGTGA
- a CDS encoding NAD(P) transhydrogenase subunit alpha, whose translation MVKLLIPRETAPGERRVAATPETVRRLVAKGATLQVERGAGQAAGFLDADYAAVGAALWDGEARDWETANAVLCVQPPRPEALARLQAGALLVGLLAPYGATDLVDTLNDRRASAIALELLPRITRAQSMDVLSSQANIAGYKAVLLAAAALDRYVPMLMTAAGTIQPSRVLILGAGVAGLQALATARRLGGVVYVSDVRPAVKEQVESLGGRFIDPPELEEAPAEVGGYARQASEAFLAAQRQQLADQLALADMVICTALVPGRPAPRLISEAMLDGMRPGAVVVDLAVAQGGNCFGTIPGATVERRGVLLIGADGLPSTVPNHASALYARNIAALIEHVLGEDGFRLDPEDPILDGCLFTHAGVCRRDDIVQPAGLSPIGARS comes from the coding sequence TTGGTCAAATTGCTGATTCCCAGGGAGACGGCTCCCGGTGAGCGGAGGGTCGCCGCGACCCCCGAGACGGTCAGGCGGCTGGTGGCCAAGGGGGCGACCCTGCAGGTGGAGCGGGGGGCTGGCCAGGCGGCCGGCTTCCTGGACGCCGACTACGCCGCCGTGGGCGCCGCGCTGTGGGACGGGGAGGCCAGGGACTGGGAGACGGCCAATGCCGTGCTCTGCGTCCAGCCCCCGCGTCCGGAGGCGCTGGCCCGCCTCCAGGCCGGGGCCCTCCTGGTGGGGCTGCTGGCCCCCTACGGCGCCACGGACCTGGTCGACACCCTCAACGACCGGCGGGCCTCGGCCATCGCCCTCGAGCTGCTGCCGCGGATCACCCGGGCCCAATCGATGGATGTGCTCTCCTCCCAGGCCAACATCGCCGGCTACAAGGCGGTGCTGCTGGCGGCGGCGGCCCTCGATCGCTATGTGCCGATGCTGATGACGGCGGCGGGCACGATCCAGCCCTCCCGGGTGCTGATCCTGGGGGCCGGCGTTGCCGGTCTGCAGGCCCTGGCCACCGCCCGTCGCCTGGGCGGCGTGGTCTACGTCTCGGACGTGCGGCCGGCGGTGAAGGAGCAGGTGGAGTCCCTCGGCGGGCGCTTCATCGACCCCCCGGAACTGGAGGAGGCCCCAGCCGAGGTGGGGGGCTACGCCCGCCAGGCCAGCGAGGCGTTCCTGGCGGCCCAGCGCCAGCAGCTGGCCGACCAGCTGGCCCTGGCCGACATGGTGATCTGCACGGCCCTGGTGCCCGGCCGGCCGGCCCCCCGCCTGATCAGCGAGGCCATGCTCGACGGCATGCGGCCCGGCGCCGTGGTCGTCGATCTGGCCGTGGCCCAGGGGGGTAACTGCTTTGGCACGATCCCCGGGGCCACGGTGGAGCGCCGGGGTGTGCTGCTGATCGGGGCCGATGGCCTGCCCAGCACCGTGCCCAACCACGCCAGCGCCCTCTACGCCCGCAACATCGCCGCCCTCATCGAGCATGTGCTCGGGGAGGACGGCTTCCGGCTGGATCCGGAGGATCCGATCCTCGACGGCTGCCTCTTCACCCACGCCGGCGTCTGCCGCCGGGACGACATCGTCCAGCCCGCCGGCCTGTCCCCCATCGGAGCCCGTTCATGA
- a CDS encoding DEAD/DEAH box helicase translates to MAPPSFDLGLRRHAGAPGPSPSSGGPEPRAWQRRLIQLLRARLVAANPGGQDVLLHAGPGAGKTLGALLAFRQLQREGRLERFVVFSHRSAIGRQWVNAAARLGLDLREWDAPGGAPPPAAGQGLLLSYQGAALHRHRLEGELGRLLAGRPWLAIADEVHHLGLDPLEPEATAWGHAFSSLSGGARLRLGLTGTPFRADNLGFCAARRIRMHDQDGPAERIIPDLCVEPRALIAAGDVRPLEFRFQDGWVEHGRPEDGHERETSPLSAEQRESWRARNLRRAIRPGDRGGIALRLLLQARRRLERVRLEHPGAGGLVVARDIGHAGTIADLLAQEGDRVHLVHSQDPEAAQHLAAFQAGEADWLVSIDMCAEGFDAPRLRVVAYLTTVVTRSRFVQAITRAVRMDGDRSGQESIPRRPSYVFAPADPLLIGYARGWTVSEPYVIRPRPPALATAGGSAPGSDERLPLQALADDAGRMISVSGPVLPNIRRRSA, encoded by the coding sequence ATGGCGCCACCGTCCTTCGATCTGGGTCTGCGCCGCCATGCCGGGGCTCCCGGCCCCTCCCCATCCTCCGGCGGCCCCGAACCGCGGGCCTGGCAGCGGCGCCTGATCCAGCTGCTCCGGGCCCGGCTCGTGGCGGCCAACCCCGGCGGCCAGGACGTGCTCCTCCACGCCGGGCCCGGTGCCGGCAAGACCCTGGGGGCCCTGCTCGCCTTCCGACAGCTGCAGCGGGAAGGGCGGCTGGAGCGGTTCGTGGTCTTCTCCCACCGCAGCGCCATCGGCCGCCAGTGGGTCAACGCCGCCGCCCGCCTCGGCCTGGACCTGCGGGAGTGGGACGCCCCGGGGGGTGCCCCCCCGCCCGCCGCCGGCCAGGGGCTGCTGCTGAGCTACCAGGGGGCGGCCCTGCACCGCCATCGCCTGGAGGGGGAGCTGGGCCGCCTGCTGGCGGGCCGGCCCTGGCTGGCGATCGCCGACGAAGTGCACCACCTGGGCCTCGATCCCCTGGAGCCGGAGGCCACGGCCTGGGGCCACGCCTTCAGCAGCCTCAGCGGGGGCGCGCGGCTGCGGCTGGGGCTGACCGGCACCCCCTTCCGTGCCGACAACCTGGGATTCTGCGCCGCTCGCCGGATCCGGATGCACGACCAGGACGGGCCGGCCGAGCGGATCATCCCGGACCTCTGCGTCGAGCCCCGGGCCCTGATCGCCGCCGGCGACGTGCGGCCCCTGGAGTTCCGCTTTCAGGACGGCTGGGTGGAACACGGTCGCCCGGAGGACGGCCACGAACGCGAGACGTCCCCCCTGTCGGCGGAGCAGCGGGAGAGCTGGCGGGCCCGCAACCTGCGTCGGGCCATCCGGCCAGGGGATCGGGGCGGGATCGCCCTGCGGCTGCTGCTCCAGGCCCGCCGCCGCCTGGAGCGGGTGCGGCTGGAGCACCCGGGGGCCGGCGGGCTGGTGGTGGCCCGCGACATCGGCCACGCCGGCACCATCGCCGACCTGCTGGCCCAGGAGGGGGACAGGGTGCACCTGGTCCACTCCCAGGATCCCGAGGCGGCCCAGCACCTGGCGGCGTTCCAGGCCGGGGAGGCCGACTGGCTGGTGAGCATCGACATGTGCGCCGAAGGCTTCGATGCGCCGCGGCTGCGGGTGGTGGCTTACCTCACCACCGTGGTCACCCGCAGCCGCTTCGTGCAGGCGATCACCAGGGCCGTGCGCATGGACGGGGATCGCTCCGGTCAGGAATCCATCCCACGGCGGCCGTCCTATGTGTTCGCACCGGCCGATCCCCTGCTGATCGGCTACGCCCGGGGCTGGACGGTGAGCGAGCCCTACGTGATCCGCCCACGCCCGCCGGCGCTGGCCACCGCCGGGGGCAGCGCGCCGGGCAGCGACGAGCGCCTGCCGCTGCAGGCCCTGGCGGATGATGCCGGGCGCATGATCAGCGTCAGCGGTCCGGTGCTGCCGAACATCCGGCGCCGATCGGCCTGA
- a CDS encoding NAD(P) transhydrogenase subunit alpha codes for MSLLTQSLWVLLLGSLLGLELIGKVPPTLHTPLMSGANAISGITVLASLTLIQQAGDNTALLVIGALSLGFALYNVIGGFLVTDRMLAMFRRKGDSR; via the coding sequence ATGAGCCTCCTGACGCAGTCCCTCTGGGTGCTCCTGCTGGGCAGCCTGCTGGGGCTGGAACTGATCGGCAAGGTGCCCCCCACCCTGCACACCCCCCTGATGTCGGGGGCCAACGCCATCAGCGGCATCACCGTGCTTGCCTCCCTCACCCTCATCCAGCAGGCCGGGGACAACACGGCCCTGCTGGTGATCGGAGCCCTCTCCCTGGGCTTCGCCCTCTACAACGTGATCGGTGGCTTCCTCGTCACCGATCGCATGCTCGCCATGTTCCGCCGCAAAGGCGACAGCCGATGA
- the infA gene encoding translation initiation factor IF-1 gives MIETSGVIEKEQGNGFYLVTLEQPAGHQCLCRAAGKLTKFRIKLLAGDKVLVEISPYDLTRGRITYRERNAGATGPRPGGNRPGGPRRR, from the coding sequence ATGATCGAAACGTCCGGTGTGATCGAAAAGGAGCAGGGCAACGGGTTCTACCTCGTCACCCTCGAGCAGCCTGCCGGTCACCAGTGCCTGTGCCGGGCGGCGGGCAAGCTCACCAAGTTCCGCATCAAGCTTCTCGCCGGTGACAAGGTACTGGTCGAGATCAGTCCCTACGACCTGACCCGGGGACGCATCACTTACCGGGAACGCAATGCCGGTGCCACCGGCCCCCGGCCCGGCGGCAACCGTCCGGGCGGTCCCCGGCGCCGCTGA
- a CDS encoding NAD(P)(+) transhydrogenase (Re/Si-specific) subunit beta — MDAFAAGIDLAAVLLLALGIKGLSKVSSARGANGLAALAMGLAVVGLLIQIRPDPIAWLWIAAGSAAGGLAGLVTARRVPMTAMPETVALFNGCGGMASLLVAMGVAIFDTGDADIVALVSIAVSVFVGAITFSGSIVAMAKLQGWLDTPGWTQSRLRHGVNISLAVLCLVSALLLPGDPGGLPLWLLIGGSTLLGIGVTLPIGGADMPVVISLLNSYSGVAAAAAGFVVGSQLLIVAGAMVGAAGLILTQVMCTAMNRSLVSVLFGGALGASAGAVGGGGSEAGYTRITSCSAEECAMALEQAERVVFVPGYGLAVAQAQHSLRELAKLLESHGVEVSYAIHPVAGRMPGHMNVLLAEADVPYEQLLEMDLVNPEFPRTDVVIVLGANDVVNPQAKNDPTSPLYGMPVLEVDQARQVFVVKRSLGAGYAGINNALFEMPQTAMVFGDAKAVLNGLLSELRAMGVGKVKVAA, encoded by the coding sequence ATGGATGCTTTCGCCGCCGGCATCGACCTGGCGGCCGTTCTCCTGCTCGCCCTCGGCATCAAGGGCCTCTCCAAGGTGAGCTCGGCCCGCGGGGCCAACGGCCTGGCCGCCCTGGCCATGGGGCTGGCCGTGGTCGGCCTGCTGATCCAGATCCGGCCCGATCCGATCGCCTGGCTGTGGATCGCCGCCGGCAGCGCCGCCGGGGGTCTGGCCGGTCTGGTCACCGCCCGCCGGGTGCCGATGACCGCCATGCCGGAAACGGTGGCCCTGTTCAACGGCTGCGGCGGCATGGCCTCCCTGCTGGTGGCCATGGGCGTGGCCATCTTCGACACGGGTGACGCCGACATCGTTGCCCTGGTGTCGATCGCCGTGTCGGTGTTCGTCGGCGCCATCACCTTCAGCGGCTCGATCGTGGCCATGGCCAAGCTCCAGGGCTGGCTGGACACCCCAGGCTGGACCCAGAGCCGCCTGCGCCACGGCGTCAACATCTCCCTGGCGGTGCTCTGCCTGGTGTCGGCCCTGCTGCTGCCGGGCGATCCGGGCGGCCTGCCCCTGTGGCTGCTGATCGGGGGCTCCACCCTGCTGGGCATCGGCGTCACCCTGCCCATCGGCGGGGCCGACATGCCGGTGGTCATCTCCCTGCTCAACTCCTATTCCGGGGTGGCGGCGGCGGCGGCCGGTTTCGTGGTGGGTAGCCAGCTGCTGATCGTGGCCGGCGCCATGGTGGGGGCTGCGGGGCTGATCCTCACCCAGGTGATGTGCACCGCCATGAACCGCTCCCTGGTGTCGGTGCTCTTCGGCGGTGCCCTCGGGGCCAGCGCCGGCGCCGTGGGCGGCGGCGGCAGCGAGGCGGGCTACACCCGCATCACCAGCTGCAGCGCCGAGGAATGCGCCATGGCCCTGGAGCAGGCCGAACGGGTGGTGTTCGTGCCGGGCTACGGCCTGGCCGTGGCCCAGGCCCAGCATTCCCTGCGGGAGCTGGCCAAGCTGCTCGAGAGCCATGGGGTGGAGGTGAGCTACGCCATCCACCCGGTGGCGGGACGCATGCCCGGCCACATGAACGTGCTGCTGGCCGAGGCCGACGTTCCCTACGAGCAGCTGCTGGAGATGGACCTGGTCAACCCCGAGTTCCCGCGCACCGACGTGGTCATCGTGCTGGGGGCCAACGACGTGGTGAATCCCCAGGCCAAGAACGACCCCACCAGCCCCCTGTACGGCATGCCCGTGCTGGAGGTGGACCAGGCGCGCCAGGTGTTCGTGGTCAAGCGCAGCCTCGGTGCGGGCTACGCCGGCATCAACAACGCCCTGTTCGAGATGCCCCAGACCGCCATGGTGTTCGGGGATGCCAAGGCGGTGCTCAACGGCCTGCTCAGCGAGCTGCGGGCGATGGGTGTGGGCAAGGTGAAGGTGGCGGCCTGA
- a CDS encoding YheT family hydrolase yields MSQLPDHLGLAPFRQRSPWIGGDLQTLRDTLRPLRFPPDHAEPLTIPLADGGQLMGLLDRPAGAEPAALVLVLHGLGGSSDGPGPRRLALALVAEGFAVLRLNLRGAGRGRPLARGTYCACCSEDLRPAVALARQLAADRPLFGAGISLGGTVLLNGSLAGLAFDGLVCVSSPLDLHVCAVQFERRRNRVYQRWLMQRLREQTLADPGGLQEAERRALAGPGRARTIRAFDAAITAPRWGFASVAAYYDAASPLAPLIAGRPLPPTLLLHAGDDPWVPVGPLRHLAAATSGENLAAPRLAPRIVITPRGGHNGFHAPGDGPAACWADRLAVAWLRRLSRGEGDG; encoded by the coding sequence GTGTCCCAGCTCCCCGACCACCTCGGCCTGGCCCCCTTCCGCCAGCGCTCCCCCTGGATCGGGGGGGATCTGCAGACCCTGCGGGACACCCTGCGTCCCCTGCGCTTCCCCCCTGATCACGCCGAGCCGCTGACCATCCCCCTGGCTGATGGCGGTCAGCTGATGGGGCTGCTGGACCGCCCCGCCGGCGCTGAGCCGGCCGCCCTGGTGCTGGTGCTGCATGGGCTGGGGGGCTCCAGCGACGGCCCCGGCCCGCGCCGGCTGGCCCTGGCCCTGGTTGCCGAGGGGTTCGCCGTGCTGCGGCTCAACCTGCGGGGGGCCGGCCGGGGTCGGCCGCTCGCCCGGGGCACCTACTGCGCCTGCTGCAGCGAGGATCTGCGTCCTGCCGTGGCCCTGGCCCGGCAGCTGGCCGCCGACCGGCCCCTGTTCGGCGCCGGCATCTCCCTGGGCGGCACGGTGCTGCTCAACGGCAGCCTGGCGGGGCTGGCGTTCGATGGCCTGGTCTGCGTCAGCAGCCCGCTGGATCTCCATGTCTGCGCCGTCCAGTTCGAGCGCCGCCGCAACCGGGTGTACCAGCGCTGGCTGATGCAGCGCCTGCGGGAGCAGACCCTGGCCGATCCGGGCGGGCTGCAGGAGGCTGAACGCCGGGCGCTGGCGGGGCCCGGTCGGGCCCGCACGATCCGGGCCTTCGATGCGGCTATCACCGCCCCGCGCTGGGGTTTCGCCTCGGTGGCCGCCTACTACGACGCCGCCAGCCCCCTAGCGCCCCTGATCGCGGGCCGGCCCCTGCCCCCCACCCTGCTGCTCCATGCCGGCGACGACCCCTGGGTCCCGGTCGGACCGCTGCGCCACCTGGCGGCCGCCACCAGCGGCGAGAACCTCGCGGCGCCCCGGCTGGCGCCCCGGATCGTGATCACGCCCAGGGGCGGCCACAACGGCTTCCATGCCCCCGGCGACGGGCCCGCCGCCTGCTGGGCCGACCGGCTGGCGGTGGCCTGGCTGCGCCGCCTCAGCCGGGGGGAAGGGGACGGCTGA